From Salipiger profundus, a single genomic window includes:
- a CDS encoding ATP phosphoribosyltransferase regulatory subunit: MGVSIAEERAEAVRLRAAFVEAGATNVDCAILQSAETLLDLYGEDIRARAYVTQDPARGEVMLRPDFTVPVVQMHMETGAAPSRYTYCGEVFRRQEDHPERASEYFQVGYELFADNAPAQADAEVFARFADTLAPYGLRAVTGDIGILTAAVRALKISDRRRAALMRHIWRPRRFRALLDRYSGRTPVPPTRKALLGASDPMAEAGNFIGLRSETEVAERIAALHADAAEGPLCRSQVQLIDTLLAVRETCPFALEHLHDIAVDLPGLLPAVEGFERRCEAMAAQGIDVDRLDFEASYGRTSMEYYDGFVFGFLAPKRPDLPPIATGGRYDALTERLGQGRAAPAVGGVIRPGLLLQLGGAA, encoded by the coding sequence ATGGGCGTGAGCATTGCGGAAGAACGCGCCGAGGCGGTGCGGCTGCGCGCCGCCTTCGTCGAGGCCGGCGCGACCAATGTCGACTGCGCCATCCTGCAGTCCGCAGAGACGCTGCTAGATCTCTACGGCGAGGACATCCGCGCGCGCGCCTACGTCACGCAGGACCCGGCACGCGGCGAGGTCATGCTGCGACCGGACTTCACCGTCCCGGTGGTGCAGATGCACATGGAGACCGGCGCCGCCCCCTCGCGCTACACTTACTGCGGCGAGGTGTTCCGGCGGCAGGAAGATCACCCCGAGCGCGCCTCGGAATACTTCCAGGTGGGCTACGAGCTGTTTGCCGACAACGCACCGGCGCAGGCCGACGCCGAGGTCTTCGCCCGCTTCGCCGACACGCTGGCGCCCTACGGGCTGCGCGCGGTCACCGGCGACATCGGCATCCTCACCGCCGCGGTGCGGGCGCTGAAGATCTCGGACCGGCGCCGCGCCGCGCTGATGCGGCACATCTGGCGGCCGCGGCGCTTTCGCGCCTTGCTCGACCGCTACTCGGGCCGCACGCCGGTGCCGCCGACGCGCAAGGCGCTGCTCGGAGCCTCGGACCCGATGGCGGAGGCCGGCAACTTCATCGGCCTGCGCTCGGAGACCGAGGTGGCCGAACGCATCGCCGCGCTGCACGCGGATGCCGCCGAAGGGCCGCTCTGCCGCAGCCAGGTTCAGCTCATCGACACGCTGCTGGCGGTGCGCGAGACCTGTCCCTTCGCGCTGGAACACCTGCATGACATCGCCGTCGACCTGCCCGGCCTGCTGCCGGCCGTCGAGGGCTTCGAGCGCCGCTGCGAGGCCATGGCCGCGCAGGGCATCGACGTCGACCGTCTCGATTTCGAGGCGAGCTACGGGCGCACCTCGATGGAATACTACGACGGTTTCGTCTTCGGCTTCCTTGCCCCGAAACGCCCCGACCTGCCGCCGATCGCCACCGGCGGGCGCTACGACGCGCTGACCGAGCGGCTCGGACAGGGACGCGCGGCGCCCGCGGTGGGCGGCGTGATCCGGCCAGGGCTGCTGCTGCAACTGGGAGGTGCGGCATGA
- the hisG gene encoding ATP phosphoribosyltransferase, which translates to MSIKLGVPSKGRLMEKTFDWFGARGVGLRRSGSDREYAGAVEGVSGVDLVLLSAGEIPRELAAGRIHLGVTGTDLIREKLVQWDQKVEPLAELGFGQADLIVAVPACWVDVDTLDDLDAAAAAFRARHGMRMRIATKYHRLVRDYLRSGGVADYQLVDSQGATEGTVKNLTAEAIADITSTGETLRANHLKILEEEPVLRSQATLFRSRMAPLRGDERQALRALTEKLGV; encoded by the coding sequence ATGAGCATCAAGCTTGGCGTGCCCTCCAAGGGCCGGCTCATGGAAAAGACCTTCGACTGGTTCGGCGCGCGCGGCGTCGGGCTGCGGCGCAGCGGCTCGGACCGCGAGTATGCCGGCGCGGTCGAGGGTGTCAGCGGGGTCGATCTCGTACTGCTGTCGGCGGGCGAGATCCCGCGCGAGCTGGCAGCGGGGCGCATTCACCTTGGCGTCACCGGCACCGACCTGATCCGCGAGAAGCTCGTGCAGTGGGACCAGAAGGTCGAGCCGCTGGCCGAGCTCGGGTTCGGCCAGGCCGATCTGATCGTGGCAGTGCCCGCCTGCTGGGTCGATGTCGACACGCTCGACGATCTCGACGCTGCGGCGGCGGCGTTCCGCGCCCGGCACGGGATGCGCATGCGGATCGCCACCAAGTATCACCGGCTGGTGCGGGACTACCTGCGCAGCGGCGGCGTGGCCGACTACCAGCTCGTCGATTCGCAGGGTGCGACCGAGGGCACGGTGAAGAACCTCACCGCCGAGGCCATCGCCGACATCACCTCGACCGGCGAGACGCTGCGCGCCAACCATCTCAAGATCCTCGAGGAAGAGCCGGTGCTGCGCAGCCAGGCGACGCTGTTCCGAAGCCGCATGGCGCCGCTCAGGGGCGACGAGCGGCAGGCCCTGCGGGCGCTGACCGAGAAACTCGGCGTCTGA